A section of the Tamandua tetradactyla isolate mTamTet1 chromosome 4, mTamTet1.pri, whole genome shotgun sequence genome encodes:
- the CCDC190 gene encoding coiled-coil domain-containing protein 190 isoform X1, producing the protein MGVHRKQRRRKRKRTNSTTLLAFILGFHGHSPEGALWASWRGWGWWLETGRFPSFTELFRSGLSTRDWCPWPKELAFLTRGGGKRRKLSSAFNMFPLSPLQPCLHTHMHMRTHTHTPLTGLLKKKRVINSDSAWHSKRNKQHFHRENLGFVGTYCDLGSPISIAKNSKTKKKMERHMAKGLLYKHFDLERKYAKQTEARLGQRLQSLEDICLYHMKCLAREQRQLQKELQRLQQDVMKKKLSSYFGHGIQEKPKDVLGFSPQGVWKHRAPQPNKPRALATSVPRETRTTKSHMPSFHCAGLRVSRTSRDALPSQNSTAAHFTEERPQAQNEEPVNPPEDAHSYKGTSRICKGQEVFTNSPDQGHGSSPAGDCGMTHADETTSTDANLEPDQDAGGQVPWNPMEWAGSVKAESTKTTYLELFEKVRNAHYIRHRVPPESERLLTTGEIFGHADSAVQGRGAV; encoded by the exons ATGGGGGTGCACAGAAagcagaggaggagaaagagaaagaggacaaACAGTACAACTCTCCTTGCTTTCATTCTTGGCTTCCATGGACACAGCCCAGAAGGAGCACTGTGGGCCtcttggagggggtgggggtggtggctAGAAACTGGCAGGTTTCCTTCATTCACAGAGCTCTTTAGGTCTGGCCTCTCCACCAGGGATTGGTGCCCATGGCCTAAGGAGTTAGCATTCCTGACCAGGGGAGGTGGCAAGAGAAGAAAACTTTCAAGTGCATTCAACATGTTCCCTCTCAGCCCTCTTCAACCATGCCtccatacacacatgcacatgcgcactcacacacacacaccactcacAGGTTTACTGAAGAAAAAACGGGTCATTAATTCAGACTCAGCCTGGCACAGCAAAAGAAACAAGCAGCATTTTCACAGGGAGAATCTTGGATTTGTAG GCACATATTGTGATCTTGGTTCTCCGATAAGTATTGCAAAGAACTCAAAG ACCAAGAAGAAGATGGAGAGACACATGGCCAAAGGACTGCTGTACAAGCACTTTGATCTGGAGAGAAAGTATGCCAAACAGACTGAAGCCAGACTGGGTCAAAGATTGCAAAGCCTGGAGGATATCTGCCTCTACCACATGAAGTGCCTGGCCAGGGAGCAGAGACAGCTCCAAAAGGAACTGCAGAGGTTGCAGCAAG AtgttatgaagaaaaaattatcCTCTTATTTTGGACATGGAATCCAGGAGAAGCCAAAAGATGTACTTGGGTTCTCACCACAGGGAGTGTGGAAGCACAGAGCCCCACAACCTAATAAACCTAG AGCATTGGCCACCAGTGTGCCCCGAGAAACACGCACAACTAAGTCCCACATGCCTTCTTTCCACTGCGCTGGCCTCAGAGTCTCCAGGACGAGCAGAGATGCATTGCCATCTCAGAACAGCACAGCTGCCCACTTCACTGAAGAGAGGCCACAAGCCCAAAACGAAGAGCCTGTAAACCCACCTGAGGATGCACACTCCTACAAGGGCACCTCTAGAATATGTAAAGGTCAGGAAGTCTTCACCAACAGCCCAGACCAAGGCCATGGCTCCAGCCCAGCTGGAGACTGCGGAATGACACATGCTGATGAGACCACATCAACAGATGCCAACCTAGAGCCAGACCAGGATGCTGGGGGACAAGTCCCCTGGAATCCCATGGAATGGGCAGGAAGCGTCAAGGCCGAGTCCACAAAGACAACCTATTTAGAGTTGTTTGAAAAGGTCAGAAATGCCCACTATATCCGGCACAGGGTGCCCCCTGAGTCTGAGAGGTTGCTTACCACTGGGGAGATATTTGGGCATGCGGACTCTGCAGTTCAGGGAAGGGGAGCAGTGTGA
- the CCDC190 gene encoding coiled-coil domain-containing protein 190 isoform X3 — MERHMAKGLLYKHFDLERKYAKQTEARLGQRLQSLEDICLYHMKCLAREQRQLQKELQRLQQDVMKKKLSSYFGHGIQEKPKDVLGFSPQGVWKHRAPQPNKPRALATSVPRETRTTKSHMPSFHCAGLRVSRTSRDALPSQNSTAAHFTEERPQAQNEEPVNPPEDAHSYKGTSRICKGQEVFTNSPDQGHGSSPAGDCGMTHADETTSTDANLEPDQDAGGQVPWNPMEWAGSVKAESTKTTYLELFEKVRNAHYIRHRVPPESERLLTTGEIFGHADSAVQGRGAV, encoded by the exons ATGGAGAGACACATGGCCAAAGGACTGCTGTACAAGCACTTTGATCTGGAGAGAAAGTATGCCAAACAGACTGAAGCCAGACTGGGTCAAAGATTGCAAAGCCTGGAGGATATCTGCCTCTACCACATGAAGTGCCTGGCCAGGGAGCAGAGACAGCTCCAAAAGGAACTGCAGAGGTTGCAGCAAG AtgttatgaagaaaaaattatcCTCTTATTTTGGACATGGAATCCAGGAGAAGCCAAAAGATGTACTTGGGTTCTCACCACAGGGAGTGTGGAAGCACAGAGCCCCACAACCTAATAAACCTAG AGCATTGGCCACCAGTGTGCCCCGAGAAACACGCACAACTAAGTCCCACATGCCTTCTTTCCACTGCGCTGGCCTCAGAGTCTCCAGGACGAGCAGAGATGCATTGCCATCTCAGAACAGCACAGCTGCCCACTTCACTGAAGAGAGGCCACAAGCCCAAAACGAAGAGCCTGTAAACCCACCTGAGGATGCACACTCCTACAAGGGCACCTCTAGAATATGTAAAGGTCAGGAAGTCTTCACCAACAGCCCAGACCAAGGCCATGGCTCCAGCCCAGCTGGAGACTGCGGAATGACACATGCTGATGAGACCACATCAACAGATGCCAACCTAGAGCCAGACCAGGATGCTGGGGGACAAGTCCCCTGGAATCCCATGGAATGGGCAGGAAGCGTCAAGGCCGAGTCCACAAAGACAACCTATTTAGAGTTGTTTGAAAAGGTCAGAAATGCCCACTATATCCGGCACAGGGTGCCCCCTGAGTCTGAGAGGTTGCTTACCACTGGGGAGATATTTGGGCATGCGGACTCTGCAGTTCAGGGAAGGGGAGCAGTGTGA
- the CCDC190 gene encoding coiled-coil domain-containing protein 190 isoform X2, translated as MNTKKKMERHMAKGLLYKHFDLERKYAKQTEARLGQRLQSLEDICLYHMKCLAREQRQLQKELQRLQQDVMKKKLSSYFGHGIQEKPKDVLGFSPQGVWKHRAPQPNKPRALATSVPRETRTTKSHMPSFHCAGLRVSRTSRDALPSQNSTAAHFTEERPQAQNEEPVNPPEDAHSYKGTSRICKGQEVFTNSPDQGHGSSPAGDCGMTHADETTSTDANLEPDQDAGGQVPWNPMEWAGSVKAESTKTTYLELFEKVRNAHYIRHRVPPESERLLTTGEIFGHADSAVQGRGAV; from the exons ACCAAGAAGAAGATGGAGAGACACATGGCCAAAGGACTGCTGTACAAGCACTTTGATCTGGAGAGAAAGTATGCCAAACAGACTGAAGCCAGACTGGGTCAAAGATTGCAAAGCCTGGAGGATATCTGCCTCTACCACATGAAGTGCCTGGCCAGGGAGCAGAGACAGCTCCAAAAGGAACTGCAGAGGTTGCAGCAAG AtgttatgaagaaaaaattatcCTCTTATTTTGGACATGGAATCCAGGAGAAGCCAAAAGATGTACTTGGGTTCTCACCACAGGGAGTGTGGAAGCACAGAGCCCCACAACCTAATAAACCTAG AGCATTGGCCACCAGTGTGCCCCGAGAAACACGCACAACTAAGTCCCACATGCCTTCTTTCCACTGCGCTGGCCTCAGAGTCTCCAGGACGAGCAGAGATGCATTGCCATCTCAGAACAGCACAGCTGCCCACTTCACTGAAGAGAGGCCACAAGCCCAAAACGAAGAGCCTGTAAACCCACCTGAGGATGCACACTCCTACAAGGGCACCTCTAGAATATGTAAAGGTCAGGAAGTCTTCACCAACAGCCCAGACCAAGGCCATGGCTCCAGCCCAGCTGGAGACTGCGGAATGACACATGCTGATGAGACCACATCAACAGATGCCAACCTAGAGCCAGACCAGGATGCTGGGGGACAAGTCCCCTGGAATCCCATGGAATGGGCAGGAAGCGTCAAGGCCGAGTCCACAAAGACAACCTATTTAGAGTTGTTTGAAAAGGTCAGAAATGCCCACTATATCCGGCACAGGGTGCCCCCTGAGTCTGAGAGGTTGCTTACCACTGGGGAGATATTTGGGCATGCGGACTCTGCAGTTCAGGGAAGGGGAGCAGTGTGA